A single region of the Paraburkholderia sprentiae WSM5005 genome encodes:
- the lepB gene encoding signal peptidase I, protein MNFALILFVLVVLTGVAWVADKLVFLPKRRREAEAAVAEFDRQQARIGERFADENAAQTRARLRDDKLRQPWWLEYTASFFPVILVVFVVRSFVVEPFKIPSGSMVPTLLVGDFILVNKFEYGLRLPIINTQITQGRPVQRGDVVVFRYPKDESVDYIKRVIGLPGDVIEYQDKKLTINGKPVPETPLPDYLDEERLGYAKQFQEDIDGRKNAILNNPAVPPFIVGAEDYPYRDNCQYNARGVICKVPPGNLFMMGDNRDNSADSRYWGFAPERNIVGRAFFIWMNFSDLRRIGSFQ, encoded by the coding sequence ATGAATTTTGCGCTGATTCTTTTTGTGCTCGTCGTTTTGACGGGTGTCGCATGGGTCGCGGACAAACTGGTTTTTCTGCCGAAACGGCGCCGCGAGGCGGAAGCCGCGGTCGCAGAGTTCGATCGGCAGCAGGCACGCATCGGCGAGCGTTTCGCCGATGAAAATGCCGCGCAAACGCGCGCGCGTCTGCGCGACGACAAACTACGTCAGCCGTGGTGGCTCGAATATACGGCGAGCTTTTTTCCGGTGATTCTGGTTGTGTTCGTCGTGCGTTCGTTCGTGGTCGAGCCGTTCAAGATCCCATCGGGCTCCATGGTGCCGACGCTGCTGGTAGGCGACTTCATCCTCGTCAATAAATTCGAATACGGTCTTCGTTTGCCAATCATCAACACGCAGATCACGCAGGGGCGTCCAGTCCAGCGTGGCGACGTGGTGGTGTTCCGTTATCCGAAGGACGAATCGGTCGACTACATCAAGCGCGTGATTGGTCTGCCGGGCGACGTCATCGAGTATCAGGACAAGAAGCTGACGATCAACGGCAAGCCGGTGCCCGAAACGCCGCTGCCCGATTATCTCGACGAAGAGCGGCTCGGTTATGCCAAGCAGTTCCAGGAAGATATCGACGGCCGCAAGAATGCGATTCTGAATAATCCGGCGGTGCCGCCGTTCATCGTTGGTGCGGAAGATTATCCATATCGCGACAACTGCCAGTACAACGCGCGTGGGGTGATCTGCAAAGTGCCGCCGGGCAATCTCTTCATGATGGGCGATAACCGCGACAACAGCGCGGATAGCCGGTACTGGGGCTTTGCGCCCGAGCGTAATATCGTCGGCCGCGCATTTTTCATCTGGATGAACTTCAGCGATCTGCGACGCATCGGCTCTTTCCAGTGA
- the lepA gene encoding translation elongation factor 4 gives MDHIRNFSIIAHIDHGKSTLADRIIQICGGLSDREMEAQVLDSMDLERERGITIKAQTAALSYRARDGQIYNLNMIDTPGHVDFSYEVSRSLSACEGALLVVDASQGVEAQTVANCYTAIELGVEVVPVLNKIDLPAANPENAIAEIEDVIGIDATDATHCSAKTGLGVEDVLEALIAKVPPPKGDQKAPLQALIIDSWFDNYVGVVMLVRIVNGTLRPKDRIRLMATGAQYPVEHVGVFTPKSKNLESLSAGQVGFIIAGIKELAAAKVGDTVTLVNQPAAEPLPGFKEVKPQVFAGLYPVEANQYDALRDSLEKLKLNDASLQYEPEVSQALGFGFRCGFLGLLHMEIVQERLEREFDMDLITTAPTVVYEVLQRDGTTLMVENPAKMPEPSKIEEVREPIVTVNLYMPQDYVGAVITLCTHKRGNQINMQYHGRQVQLTYEIPMGEVVLDFFDRLKSISRGYASMDYEFKEYRASDVVKVDMLINGDKVDALSVIVHRSQSQYRGREVAAKMRELIPRQMYDVAVQATIGSNIIARENIKALRKNVLAKCYGGDITRKKKLLEKQKAGKKRMKQVGSVEIPQEAFLAILRVEDK, from the coding sequence ATGGATCATATTCGTAACTTCTCGATCATTGCGCACATCGACCATGGCAAGTCGACGCTCGCCGATCGCATCATCCAGATTTGTGGCGGTCTGTCCGACCGCGAGATGGAAGCGCAGGTGCTCGACTCGATGGATCTCGAGCGCGAGCGCGGCATTACCATCAAGGCGCAGACCGCCGCGTTGTCGTATCGCGCACGCGACGGGCAGATCTACAACCTGAACATGATCGACACACCGGGGCACGTCGACTTCTCATACGAAGTCAGCCGCTCGCTGTCCGCGTGCGAAGGCGCGCTGCTCGTCGTCGACGCGAGCCAGGGGGTCGAGGCGCAAACCGTCGCCAACTGTTACACGGCCATCGAACTCGGCGTCGAAGTGGTTCCGGTGTTGAACAAGATCGATCTGCCGGCGGCGAACCCCGAAAACGCGATCGCCGAGATCGAGGACGTGATCGGTATCGATGCGACCGACGCGACGCATTGCAGCGCGAAGACGGGCCTCGGCGTCGAAGACGTGCTCGAAGCGCTGATCGCAAAAGTGCCGCCACCGAAGGGCGATCAGAAAGCCCCGCTGCAGGCGCTGATCATCGACTCGTGGTTCGACAACTACGTCGGCGTCGTGATGCTCGTACGCATCGTCAACGGCACGCTGCGTCCGAAGGACAGGATCCGGCTGATGGCAACCGGCGCGCAGTATCCGGTTGAACATGTCGGCGTATTCACGCCGAAGTCGAAGAATCTTGAGTCGCTGTCGGCGGGGCAGGTGGGCTTCATCATCGCCGGTATCAAGGAACTCGCGGCGGCGAAGGTCGGCGACACGGTTACGCTCGTGAATCAGCCGGCGGCCGAGCCGCTGCCGGGCTTCAAGGAAGTGAAGCCGCAGGTGTTCGCGGGGCTCTATCCGGTCGAAGCGAACCAGTACGACGCGCTGCGCGACTCGCTCGAAAAGCTGAAGCTGAACGACGCGTCCCTGCAGTACGAACCGGAAGTGTCGCAGGCGCTCGGTTTCGGTTTCCGCTGTGGCTTCCTCGGTCTGTTGCACATGGAAATCGTGCAGGAACGTCTCGAACGCGAGTTCGACATGGACCTGATCACGACGGCGCCGACCGTGGTCTACGAAGTCCTGCAGCGCGACGGCACGACTCTCATGGTCGAGAACCCGGCCAAGATGCCGGAGCCGTCCAAGATCGAGGAAGTGCGCGAGCCGATCGTCACCGTGAACCTGTATATGCCGCAAGACTACGTCGGCGCGGTGATCACGTTGTGTACGCACAAGCGCGGCAACCAGATCAACATGCAGTATCACGGCCGTCAGGTCCAGCTCACGTACGAAATCCCGATGGGCGAAGTCGTGCTCGATTTCTTTGACCGTCTGAAGTCGATTTCGCGTGGTTATGCGTCGATGGATTACGAGTTCAAGGAATACCGCGCCTCCGACGTCGTGAAAGTCGACATGCTGATCAACGGCGACAAGGTCGATGCGCTGTCGGTCATCGTGCACCGCTCGCAAAGTCAGTACCGCGGCCGCGAAGTGGCAGCGAAAATGCGCGAACTGATTCCGCGTCAGATGTACGACGTGGCAGTGCAGGCCACGATCGGCTCGAACATCATTGCGCGCGAAAACATTAAAGCGTTGCGTAAGAACGTGCTGGCAAAATGCTACGGCGGCGATATTACGCGTAAGAAGAAGCTGCTCGAAAAGCAGAAAGCAGGCAAGAAGCGAATGAAGCAGGTGGGCTCGGTTGAAATCCCGCAAGAGGCTTTCCTCGCGATCCTGCGTGTCGAAGACAAATAA
- a CDS encoding glutaredoxin family protein, whose protein sequence is MTKAASLSLYGRAWCHLCEQMRAALEPLLAEFGAQLKVIDVDSDPLLQARYDELVPVLVCDGVELCHYHFDEARVRAALVAHASRVAAAS, encoded by the coding sequence ATGACGAAGGCGGCGTCACTCTCGCTGTATGGGCGCGCGTGGTGCCATCTGTGCGAACAGATGCGCGCCGCGCTCGAGCCGTTGCTGGCCGAGTTCGGCGCGCAGCTGAAGGTGATCGACGTCGACAGCGATCCGCTGCTCCAAGCGCGTTACGACGAGTTGGTACCGGTGCTTGTTTGCGATGGCGTCGAACTGTGCCACTACCATTTCGACGAAGCGCGCGTGCGGGCGGCATTGGTCGCGCACGCGTCGCGCGTCGCGGCGGCATCCTGA
- a CDS encoding DegQ family serine endoprotease, which produces MTTFSVRKFLAAVVVAACLPLVPHVASAAPAANLPDFTDLVDKVGPAVVNIRTTTRVSNSGTRGGLPPGMDDGDMSEFFRRFFGIPLPQSPQSPHGGDNGGGGGGSGGSSQDSPDNTDSEQNSGVGSGFILSADGYVMTNAHVIDDADTIYVTLTDKREFKAKLIGVDDRTDVAVVKINASNLPTITIGDSNKVRVGEWVVAIGSPFGLENTVTAGIVSAKGRDTGDYLPFIQTDVAVNPGNSGGPLINMQGEVIGINSQIYSRTGGFMGISFAIPIDEAMRVADQLKSSGKVVRGRIAVAIGEVTKDVADSLGLPKAQGALVSSVEPGGPADKAGVQPGDIILKFNGHSVDTATDLPRMVGDTKPGTKATITIWRKGQSRDLSITIAEMQPDKVAKADQKKPQAPKQRATNALGIAVSDISADQQKALKIQNGVQIDAVDGPAARVGLQKGDVILRVGDTDVTSAKQFDELTSHLDAQKMVALLVRRGDNTQFVPIRPRVAQK; this is translated from the coding sequence ATGACGACTTTCTCGGTGCGCAAATTCCTCGCGGCCGTAGTGGTGGCAGCGTGTTTGCCGCTTGTGCCGCATGTGGCATCGGCGGCTCCCGCTGCCAATCTGCCCGACTTCACTGACCTCGTCGACAAGGTCGGGCCGGCGGTCGTCAACATTCGCACGACAACACGCGTGTCGAACAGCGGTACCCGCGGCGGCCTGCCACCGGGTATGGACGATGGCGACATGTCGGAATTCTTCCGTCGCTTCTTCGGGATTCCGTTGCCGCAGTCGCCGCAATCGCCGCACGGGGGCGACAACGGTGGTGGCGGCGGTGGCAGTGGCGGCAGCAGCCAGGATTCGCCGGACAACACCGATTCCGAACAGAACAGCGGGGTTGGCTCGGGCTTCATCCTGTCGGCGGACGGTTACGTGATGACCAATGCGCATGTCATCGACGACGCGGACACCATCTACGTGACGTTGACCGACAAACGCGAGTTCAAGGCGAAGCTGATCGGCGTCGATGACCGCACCGACGTGGCGGTCGTGAAGATCAACGCGTCGAACCTGCCGACCATCACGATCGGCGATTCGAACAAGGTGCGCGTCGGCGAATGGGTCGTCGCGATCGGTTCACCGTTCGGTCTCGAAAATACGGTGACGGCCGGTATCGTCAGCGCGAAGGGGCGCGACACCGGCGATTATCTGCCGTTCATTCAGACCGACGTGGCGGTCAATCCGGGCAACTCGGGCGGTCCGCTCATTAACATGCAGGGTGAAGTGATCGGCATCAACTCGCAGATCTACAGCCGCACCGGCGGTTTCATGGGCATTTCGTTCGCGATTCCTATCGACGAAGCGATGCGCGTGGCCGATCAACTCAAGAGCTCGGGCAAAGTGGTGCGCGGTCGCATCGCGGTAGCGATCGGTGAAGTGACGAAGGACGTCGCCGATTCGCTCGGCCTGCCGAAGGCACAGGGCGCGCTCGTCAGCAGCGTCGAGCCGGGTGGCCCGGCCGACAAGGCCGGGGTGCAGCCGGGCGACATCATTCTGAAGTTCAACGGCCATTCGGTCGACACCGCGACGGACCTGCCGCGCATGGTCGGCGATACGAAACCGGGCACGAAAGCGACCATCACGATCTGGCGCAAGGGTCAATCGCGCGACCTGTCGATCACGATCGCAGAAATGCAGCCGGACAAGGTCGCGAAGGCAGATCAGAAGAAGCCGCAGGCGCCCAAGCAGCGCGCAACGAACGCGCTCGGCATCGCAGTCAGCGACATTTCCGCCGACCAGCAGAAAGCGCTGAAGATTCAGAACGGCGTGCAAATCGACGCGGTCGACGGTCCGGCCGCGCGTGTCGGCCTGCAAAAGGGCGACGTCATCCTGCGGGTCGGCGATACCGACGTGACGAGCGCGAAGCAGTTCGACGAACTGACCTCGCACCTCGACGCTCAGAAGATGGTCGCGTTGCTGGTTCGTCGCGGCGACAACACGCAGTTTGTGCCGATCCGCCCGCGCGTCGCGCAGAAATGA
- a CDS encoding MucB/RseB C-terminal domain-containing protein → MQTPRFNKTTIWGRLPAFLFCAAVLLSATPRVFAQDDPVAARHTAAELLDRIHQAAQQQNYEGAFVYQRGNFVQTSRIAHYATRTDGEFEQLESLDGKPRKMLRHNDDMYTFVPERHIVVFEKRQNKDSFPALLSVNGEQVLSVYEPKMLGDDRVAGVDCLVMELDPKDAYRFAYKLWADKKTGLLLRAQTLDPNGQVLEQLSFSQVRIGVPVDKAGIVNGIRNLAGWTVVRPPVEPVDMAAQGWQIAPSVPGFHKIRQLRRPMASREAGQPPIPVDQAVFSDGLAAISVFVEPVENNTRKEGTGDSGATHVLVKRQGDFWITLLGEVPQTTLQQFASAIEYKAPK, encoded by the coding sequence ATGCAGACTCCGCGGTTCAATAAAACGACTATCTGGGGCCGGTTGCCAGCATTTCTGTTCTGCGCAGCCGTGTTGTTGTCCGCTACACCGCGGGTTTTCGCACAAGACGATCCGGTCGCCGCCCGTCACACGGCCGCGGAACTGCTCGACCGCATCCATCAGGCCGCCCAGCAGCAGAACTACGAGGGCGCGTTCGTCTATCAGCGCGGCAATTTCGTGCAGACGTCGCGCATCGCACATTACGCCACGCGTACCGATGGCGAGTTCGAGCAGCTAGAAAGCCTCGACGGCAAGCCCCGCAAAATGCTGCGGCATAACGACGACATGTACACGTTCGTACCGGAGCGGCATATCGTCGTCTTCGAAAAACGGCAGAACAAGGACTCGTTCCCTGCGCTGCTATCTGTGAACGGGGAGCAGGTGCTGTCCGTCTACGAGCCGAAAATGCTCGGCGACGACCGCGTCGCGGGCGTCGACTGCCTCGTGATGGAACTCGACCCGAAAGACGCCTACCGCTTTGCGTACAAGTTATGGGCTGACAAAAAGACCGGTCTTTTGCTGCGCGCGCAGACGCTTGACCCGAACGGCCAGGTGCTTGAGCAGCTGTCGTTTTCGCAGGTCCGCATCGGCGTGCCGGTCGACAAGGCCGGCATCGTCAACGGCATTCGCAATCTCGCGGGCTGGACGGTCGTGCGTCCGCCAGTCGAGCCGGTCGACATGGCCGCGCAGGGTTGGCAGATCGCGCCGTCGGTGCCGGGCTTCCACAAGATCCGCCAGCTGCGCCGCCCGATGGCGTCGCGCGAGGCCGGGCAGCCGCCGATCCCTGTGGATCAGGCCGTGTTTTCCGACGGCCTTGCGGCGATTTCGGTGTTCGTCGAGCCGGTCGAGAACAATACGCGCAAAGAGGGAACGGGCGATAGCGGCGCGACTCACGTACTGGTCAAGCGTCAGGGCGACTTCTGGATTACCCTGCTCGGTGAAGTGCCCCAAACCACATTGCAGCAGTTCGCGTCTGCCATAGAATACAAAGCTCCGAAGTAA
- a CDS encoding sigma-E factor negative regulatory protein, producing the protein MGSVSMQSQAGSHSERLSAFVDGELFGEEHVDLDKFLAELDGDDRAAWSGYHLIGDALRSDDLAVNPARSSAFLSGFAARLESEPHLLAPAAASASVARRLLRLRRRVVPAFAVAAAAVTLTWIVVPQLQGVPGGPGAQLASLQSHGDAVQRVAMASVPAPQDSNIIRDASLDQYLQAHQQFAQQPAMAGSMPVIRAASVSTQGQ; encoded by the coding sequence ATGGGGTCGGTCTCGATGCAATCGCAAGCGGGCTCGCACAGCGAGCGACTGTCCGCCTTCGTCGACGGCGAGCTGTTCGGCGAAGAGCATGTGGATCTGGACAAGTTTCTTGCGGAACTAGACGGCGATGATCGCGCCGCCTGGTCTGGCTACCACCTGATCGGCGACGCGCTGCGTTCCGATGATCTGGCGGTCAACCCAGCAAGGAGCAGCGCTTTTCTGAGCGGTTTTGCGGCGCGTCTCGAAAGCGAGCCGCATTTGCTGGCTCCAGCCGCCGCGTCCGCGTCGGTCGCGCGCCGGCTGCTCAGGCTGCGCCGTCGGGTCGTGCCGGCTTTTGCCGTCGCCGCCGCCGCCGTTACGTTGACCTGGATTGTCGTGCCGCAGTTGCAGGGTGTACCGGGTGGTCCGGGCGCTCAGCTGGCTTCGCTGCAATCGCATGGAGACGCGGTGCAGCGTGTCGCCATGGCCTCGGTGCCCGCGCCGCAGGACTCCAACATCATTCGCGACGCGAGCCTCGACCAATATCTGCAAGCTCATCAGCAATTCGCGCAACAACCGGCGATGGCAGGCTCGATGCCGGTGATCCGCGCTGCCTCAGTCTCCACGCAGGGCCAATAG
- the rpoE gene encoding RNA polymerase sigma factor RpoE, which translates to MSEKEIDQVLVERVQKGDKAAFALLVSKYHRKILRLISRLVRDPAEVEDVAQDAFIKAYRALPQFRGESAFYTWLYRIAVNTAKNYLATQGRRAPTSTEADAEEAETFSDADQLRDINTPESMLMSKQIAETVNAAMAVLPEELRTAITLREIEGLSYEEIAEMMGCPIGTVRSRIFRAREAIAAKLRPLLDTPEGKRW; encoded by the coding sequence GTGAGCGAAAAAGAAATTGATCAGGTGCTGGTCGAGCGCGTCCAGAAGGGCGACAAGGCCGCGTTCGCGCTTCTGGTCTCCAAATACCACCGCAAGATTCTCCGGCTGATCTCGCGTCTCGTGCGGGACCCCGCCGAAGTCGAAGACGTCGCGCAGGACGCTTTTATCAAGGCGTATCGCGCGTTGCCGCAGTTTCGCGGCGAGTCGGCGTTTTATACGTGGTTGTACCGGATTGCGGTCAATACCGCGAAGAACTACCTTGCCACCCAAGGCCGGCGTGCGCCGACCTCGACCGAAGCGGATGCTGAAGAAGCTGAAACTTTCTCCGACGCTGACCAACTAAGGGATATCAACACGCCTGAGTCGATGTTGATGAGCAAGCAGATCGCCGAGACGGTCAATGCTGCGATGGCGGTTTTACCGGAAGAATTGCGCACCGCCATTACTCTTCGAGAAATTGAGGGTTTGAGCTATGAGGAAATCGCTGAGATGATGGGGTGCCCAATTGGCACAGTCAGATCACGAATTTTCCGCGCTCGCGAAGCCATTGCGGCAAAATTGCGACCGTTGCTTGACACACCCGAAGGCAAGCGCTGGTAG
- a CDS encoding protein YgfX, which yields MTRQLTTPASPALSPPPATLDRATQRIALRPSVAMRAALVAFVLIATLAVHICAAPRLGAWQTVPLTLAVAALLALCAARHEAAQPVALHIAMGEVSAWNRTGVLLARGRVVGCAQWSGRLLVLALESEGGRRGGLTRAPTGRARSLLVTADALPATVFRELSVLGRRAAGA from the coding sequence GTGACGCGTCAGCTTACGACGCCGGCTTCGCCGGCGCTTTCCCCGCCACCGGCAACGTTGGACAGGGCGACGCAGCGGATTGCGCTGCGTCCCTCGGTCGCAATGCGTGCCGCGTTGGTGGCGTTCGTGCTGATCGCGACCTTAGCCGTCCATATCTGCGCCGCGCCGCGGTTGGGCGCGTGGCAGACCGTTCCGTTGACGCTCGCGGTAGCAGCGCTGCTCGCCCTGTGCGCGGCGAGGCATGAGGCGGCGCAGCCCGTTGCGCTGCATATCGCGATGGGCGAGGTTTCCGCCTGGAACCGTACGGGCGTGTTGCTCGCGCGAGGCCGCGTAGTCGGTTGCGCGCAGTGGAGTGGCCGTTTGCTGGTTCTTGCGCTTGAGTCCGAGGGCGGTCGACGGGGCGGCCTCACACGTGCGCCAACCGGCCGCGCGCGCTCCCTGCTGGTCACCGCCGACGCGCTGCCAGCCACCGTTTTCCGCGAACTTTCCGTGCTAGGCCGCCGTGCGGCTGGCGCCTGA
- the fabF gene encoding beta-ketoacyl-ACP synthase II, with protein MSRRRVVVTGLGLISPVGNNVADGWANLVAGKSGIANITKFDASNFSTRFAGEVKGFNIEDYIPGKEARHMDTFIHYGVAAGIQAMQDSGLEVTDENSERIGVVVGSGIGGLPMIEITQTELLNRGPRRISPFFVPASIINMISGHLSIKFGIKGPNLSIVTACTTGLHCIGEASRLIEYGDADVMIAGGAESTVSPLGIGGFAAARALSQRNDDPATASRPWDKDRDGFVLGEGAGVMVLEEYEHAKARGAKIYAEIAGYGMSGDAYHMTAPLEDGDGARRCMLAALKNAGISGDQVNYLNAHGTSTPLGDLAETTGIKRAFGDHAKDMVVNSTKSMTGHLLGGAGGLESVFTVLAVHHQVSPPTINIFNQDPACDLDYCANTARDMKIDVALKNSFGFGGTNGTLVFKRA; from the coding sequence GTGAGCCGCCGTCGTGTTGTTGTTACAGGCCTGGGGCTGATTTCGCCTGTTGGCAATAATGTTGCCGATGGCTGGGCCAATCTGGTCGCCGGCAAGTCTGGGATTGCCAATATCACGAAGTTCGATGCGTCGAACTTCTCGACTCGTTTCGCCGGCGAGGTGAAGGGCTTCAATATCGAGGACTACATCCCCGGTAAGGAAGCGCGCCACATGGACACGTTCATCCATTACGGCGTGGCTGCGGGCATCCAGGCGATGCAGGACAGCGGCCTCGAAGTCACCGACGAGAATTCTGAGCGCATTGGCGTGGTGGTCGGTTCGGGCATCGGCGGTCTGCCGATGATCGAAATCACCCAAACCGAATTGCTCAATCGCGGCCCGCGTCGCATCTCGCCGTTCTTCGTGCCGGCTTCGATCATCAACATGATCTCCGGCCATCTGTCGATCAAGTTCGGCATCAAGGGTCCGAATCTGTCGATCGTCACCGCGTGTACGACCGGTTTGCACTGCATCGGCGAAGCTTCGCGCCTGATCGAGTACGGCGACGCCGATGTGATGATCGCCGGTGGCGCGGAATCGACCGTATCACCGCTCGGTATTGGCGGCTTCGCGGCGGCGCGCGCGCTGTCGCAACGCAATGACGACCCTGCGACCGCGAGCCGTCCGTGGGACAAGGACCGCGACGGCTTCGTGCTCGGCGAAGGCGCGGGCGTGATGGTGCTCGAAGAATACGAGCACGCGAAGGCGCGCGGCGCAAAGATCTACGCGGAAATCGCCGGCTACGGCATGAGCGGCGACGCGTATCACATGACCGCGCCGCTCGAAGACGGCGACGGCGCACGCCGCTGCATGCTCGCCGCGCTCAAGAACGCGGGCATCAGCGGCGATCAGGTGAACTACCTGAACGCGCACGGCACGTCCACGCCGCTTGGCGATCTGGCGGAAACGACCGGCATCAAGCGGGCGTTCGGCGACCACGCCAAGGACATGGTGGTCAACTCGACCAAGTCGATGACGGGTCACCTGCTGGGTGGCGCCGGCGGTCTGGAGTCGGTGTTCACGGTGCTCGCCGTGCATCACCAGGTCTCACCTCCGACCATCAACATCTTCAACCAGGACCCGGCCTGCGATCTCGACTACTGCGCGAACACCGCGCGGGACATGAAGATCGACGTCGCGCTGAAGAACTCGTTCGGGTTCGGCGGCACGAACGGCACGCTGGTGTTCAAGCGCGCCTGA
- the acpP gene encoding acyl carrier protein, whose protein sequence is MDNIEQRVKKIVAEQLGVAEAEIKNEASFVNDLGADSLDTVELVMALEDEFGMEIPDEEAEKITTVQQAIDYARANVKA, encoded by the coding sequence ATGGACAATATCGAACAGCGCGTCAAGAAGATCGTCGCGGAACAACTGGGCGTTGCGGAAGCGGAAATCAAGAACGAAGCGTCGTTCGTGAACGACCTCGGCGCCGACTCGCTCGACACCGTTGAGCTCGTGATGGCTCTCGAAGACGAATTCGGCATGGAAATTCCGGATGAAGAAGCCGAGAAGATCACCACCGTTCAGCAAGCGATCGACTACGCTCGCGCGAACGTCAAGGCCTAA
- the fabG gene encoding 3-oxoacyl-ACP reductase FabG, with amino-acid sequence MEKTLDKQIAIVTGASRGIGRAIAMELARQGATVIGTATSESGAAAITEAFKAAGVSGRGAVLDVNDAAAAEALIDGTVKEFGVLNVLVNNAGITQDQLAMRMKDDDWDAVVDTNLKSVFRLSRAVLRPMMKAKGGRIINITSVVGSAGNPGQINYAAAKAGVAGMTRALAREIGSRGITVNCVAPGFIDTDMTRALPEEQQTVLKTQIPLGRLGSPEDIAHAVAFLASPQAGYITGTTLHVNGGMYMQ; translated from the coding sequence ATGGAAAAGACTCTCGACAAGCAGATCGCAATCGTGACGGGCGCATCGCGCGGCATCGGCCGTGCGATCGCGATGGAACTCGCGCGTCAGGGCGCGACGGTCATCGGCACCGCCACGAGCGAAAGTGGCGCGGCCGCGATCACGGAAGCGTTCAAGGCGGCCGGCGTAAGCGGCCGCGGTGCCGTGCTCGACGTCAACGACGCGGCCGCGGCCGAAGCGCTGATCGACGGCACGGTCAAGGAATTCGGCGTATTGAACGTGCTCGTGAACAACGCCGGCATCACGCAGGATCAACTGGCGATGCGCATGAAGGACGACGACTGGGACGCGGTGGTCGACACCAACCTCAAGTCGGTGTTCCGTCTGTCGCGTGCGGTGCTGCGCCCGATGATGAAGGCGAAGGGTGGCCGCATCATCAACATCACGTCGGTGGTCGGTTCGGCCGGCAACCCCGGGCAAATCAACTACGCAGCCGCGAAGGCCGGCGTCGCGGGCATGACGCGCGCGCTCGCACGCGAGATCGGCAGCCGCGGCATCACGGTCAATTGCGTGGCGCCTGGTTTCATCGATACCGACATGACGAGGGCGCTGCCCGAAGAGCAGCAGACTGTGCTGAAAACGCAGATTCCCCTTGGCCGTCTCGGCAGCCCGGAAGACATCGCGCATGCGGTCGCGTTCCTCGCGTCGCCGCAAGCGGGCTATATCACCGGCACGACGCTGCACGTGAACGGCGGCATGTATATGCAGTAA
- the fabD gene encoding ACP S-malonyltransferase, producing the protein MKFAFVFPGQGSQAVGMLNAFADHAIVRETVQEASDALNQDLGKLIAEGPAEDLNLTANTQPVMLTAAYAIYRAWRQAGGPAPAIVAGHSLGEYTALVAAGALAFREAVPLVRFRAQAMQTAVPVGEGGMAAILGLDDDTVRAVCVEASTAGVVEAVNFNAPAQVVIAGHKAAVEKACEVAKAKGAKRALPLPVSAPFHSSLLKPASDQLRDYLASIDVRVPSIPVVNNVDVAVVNEPAEIKDALVRQAAGAVRWVECVQAIAAQGVTQVIECGPGKVLAGLTRRIDGNLVGASVSDPASLDETLKLVTAG; encoded by the coding sequence ATGAAATTCGCGTTCGTTTTTCCTGGGCAGGGCTCGCAGGCGGTCGGTATGCTTAACGCGTTCGCCGATCACGCAATCGTGCGTGAGACGGTTCAGGAAGCCTCCGACGCACTCAACCAGGACCTCGGCAAGCTGATCGCCGAAGGCCCCGCCGAAGATCTCAACCTCACCGCCAACACCCAGCCGGTCATGCTGACTGCGGCCTACGCTATCTATCGCGCGTGGCGGCAGGCGGGCGGCCCGGCGCCGGCGATCGTCGCCGGACATAGCCTTGGCGAATACACGGCGCTCGTCGCCGCCGGCGCGCTGGCGTTCCGCGAGGCGGTGCCGCTCGTGCGCTTCCGCGCGCAGGCGATGCAAACCGCGGTGCCGGTAGGCGAAGGCGGCATGGCCGCGATTCTCGGCCTCGACGACGATACCGTGCGCGCGGTCTGTGTGGAAGCGTCGACAGCCGGCGTGGTCGAAGCGGTCAATTTCAACGCGCCGGCGCAAGTCGTGATCGCGGGACACAAGGCCGCAGTCGAGAAGGCCTGCGAAGTCGCGAAGGCGAAGGGCGCGAAGCGCGCGCTGCCGCTGCCGGTGTCGGCGCCATTCCACTCGTCGCTGCTCAAACCGGCGTCGGATCAACTGCGCGACTACCTCGCAAGCATCGACGTGCGGGTGCCGTCGATCCCCGTCGTCAATAACGTCGATGTCGCCGTGGTCAACGAGCCGGCCGAAATCAAGGACGCGCTGGTGCGCCAGGCGGCAGGTGCGGTGCGCTGGGTCGAATGCGTGCAGGCAATAGCGGCGCAGGGCGTCACACAGGTGATCGAATGCGGCCCGGGCAAGGTCCTTGCGGGTTTGACCAGGCGCATCGACGGCAATCTTGTCGGCGCGTCGGTGTCCGATCCGGCGTCGCTCGACGAAACGCTGAAGCTCGTGACGGCAGGCTGA